A portion of the Apis mellifera strain DH4 linkage group LG6, Amel_HAv3.1, whole genome shotgun sequence genome contains these proteins:
- the LOC107964590 gene encoding uncharacterized protein LOC107964590, whose amino-acid sequence MNRNLVISSSLVQYSKCPLYNSFIHCMSLRMNERTSSVVICEPTPVTMESSFREVGRMWQLHSGNFVVSRSFLRSTRSFVDGVVVNEKKRKYDYKTSQFNAVNDPSGF is encoded by the exons atgaatcgtaATCTGGTAATTAGTAGTAGTCTGGTACAGTACAGTAAATGCCCGTTGTACAACAGCTTCATTCATTGTATG TCTCTTCgaatgaacgaacgaacgtcGTCTGTTGTGATCTGCGAACCCACCCCGGTTACCATGGAATCATCATTCCGCGAGGTGGGGCGCATGTGGCAGCTACACTCGGGCAACTTCGTAGTATCAAGGAGTTTTCTTCGCAGTACGCGTTCATTCGTTGATGGGGTTGTTgtgaacgagaaaaaaaggaaatatgaCTACAAAACTTCTCAATTTAACG